One genomic segment of Bacteroides caccae includes these proteins:
- the clpX gene encoding ATP-dependent Clp protease ATP-binding subunit ClpX, whose protein sequence is MADSKAKKKCSFCGRSENEVGFLITGVNGYICDSCATQAYEITQEALGEVKKSAGATKLNLNELPKPVEIKKFLDQYVIGQDDAKRFLSVSVYNHYKRLLQKDSGDDVEIEKSNIIMVGSTGTGKTLLARTIAKLLHVPFTIVDATVLTEAGYVGEDIESILTRLLQVADYNVPEAEQGIVFIDEIDKIARKGDNPSITRDVSGEGVQQGLLKLLEGSVVNVPPQGGRKHPDQKMIPVNTKNILFICGGAFDGIEKKIAQRLNTHVVGYTASQTTARIDKNNMMQYIAPQDLKSFGLIPEIIGRLPVLTYLNPLDRDALRAILTEPKNSIIKQYVKLLEMDGIKLTFEDSVFEYIVDKAVEYKLGARGLRSIVETIMMDVMFEIPSGSKKEYEVTLDYAKQQLEKANMARLQTA, encoded by the coding sequence ATGGCTGATTCAAAAGCAAAGAAAAAGTGTAGCTTCTGCGGTCGGTCGGAGAATGAAGTTGGATTCCTGATTACGGGAGTAAACGGTTATATCTGCGACAGTTGTGCCACCCAAGCTTATGAGATTACTCAGGAAGCGTTGGGCGAAGTCAAGAAAAGCGCCGGAGCTACCAAACTTAATTTAAATGAACTACCCAAACCGGTAGAAATCAAGAAATTCCTTGACCAGTATGTAATAGGACAGGATGACGCCAAGCGTTTTCTTTCCGTATCGGTCTATAACCATTATAAACGTTTGCTCCAAAAGGATAGTGGAGATGATGTGGAAATTGAAAAATCGAACATCATTATGGTGGGTAGCACCGGAACCGGAAAAACATTGCTGGCTCGTACGATTGCCAAGTTGCTCCATGTTCCGTTTACAATTGTGGATGCTACGGTACTGACGGAAGCCGGTTATGTGGGAGAGGATATTGAAAGTATTCTAACCCGTCTGCTTCAGGTGGCTGATTATAATGTACCGGAAGCTGAACAGGGAATTGTATTTATTGATGAGATCGACAAGATCGCCCGCAAAGGAGATAATCCTTCTATCACTCGTGACGTGAGCGGTGAAGGTGTACAACAGGGATTACTGAAACTGCTCGAAGGTTCCGTGGTGAATGTGCCCCCACAGGGAGGCCGTAAGCACCCCGACCAAAAGATGATTCCGGTAAATACCAAGAATATCCTCTTTATTTGTGGCGGTGCTTTCGATGGTATTGAAAAGAAAATCGCACAACGACTGAATACGCATGTTGTAGGCTATACAGCTTCGCAGACAACAGCGAGGATTGATAAGAATAACATGATGCAGTATATCGCTCCCCAGGATTTGAAGTCATTCGGACTGATTCCCGAAATAATCGGTCGTCTGCCAGTATTGACTTACCTCAATCCTCTGGATCGTGATGCGCTTCGTGCTATCCTTACCGAACCCAAAAACTCTATCATCAAACAGTATGTTAAACTGCTTGAAATGGATGGTATCAAGTTGACATTTGAAGATTCTGTCTTTGAATATATTGTCGATAAGGCGGTTGAATATAAGCTTGGTGCCCGTGGATTGCGTTCCATTGTGGAAACGATTATGATGGATGTTATGTTTGAAATCCCTTCGGGAAGCAAAAAAGAGTATGAAGTGACGCTGGATTACGCGAAGCAGCAACTGGAAAAAGCAAACATGGCAAGGCTGCAAACCGCTTAA
- the recQ gene encoding DNA helicase RecQ, which translates to MAGKINLINELKKCFGFNKFKGNQEAIIQNLLDGRDTFVLMPTGGGKSLCYQLPSLLMEGTAIVISPLIALMKNQVDAMRNFSEEDGIAHFINSSLNKGAIDQVKSDILAGKTKLLYVAPESLTKEENVDFLRSVKISFYAVDEAHCISEWGHDFRPEYRRIRPIINEIGKAPLIALTATATPKVQHDIQKNLGMVDAQVFKSSFNRPNLYYEVRAKTANIDRDIIKFIKNNPEKSGIVYCLSRKRVEELAEILQANGINARPYHAGMDSLTRTKNQDDFLMEKVEVIVATIAFGMGIDKPDVRFVIHYDIPKSLEGYYQETGRAGRDGGEGQCITFYTNKDLQKLEKFMQGKPVAEQEIGKQLLLETAAYAESSVCRRKTLLHYFGEEYTEENCGNCDNCLNPKKQVEAQELLCAVIEAIIAVKENFKADYIIDILQGRETSEVQAHLHEDLEVFGSGMGEEDKTWNAVIRQALIAGYLSKDVEHYGLLKVTEEGHKFLKKPKSFKITEDNDFEEVEEEVPARGGGSCAVDPALYSMLKDLRKKLSKKLEVPPYVIFQDPSLEAMATIYPVTLEELQNIPGVGAGKAKRYGEEFCKLIKRHCEENEIERPEDLRVRTVANKSKMKVSIIQAIDRKVALDDIALSKGIEFGELLDEVEAIVYSGTKLNIDYFLEEIMDEDHLLDIYDYFKESTTDKIDDALDELGDDFTEEEVRLVRIKFISEMAN; encoded by the coding sequence ATGGCAGGGAAGATTAATTTAATAAATGAACTGAAGAAGTGTTTCGGATTTAATAAATTCAAGGGAAACCAGGAAGCAATCATTCAGAACTTGCTTGATGGTAGAGACACCTTTGTACTGATGCCTACCGGTGGCGGGAAATCCTTATGCTATCAGTTACCTTCGCTCTTGATGGAAGGAACGGCAATTGTAATTTCTCCGCTTATTGCGTTGATGAAGAACCAAGTGGATGCAATGCGTAATTTTAGTGAAGAAGATGGTATCGCCCATTTTATTAATTCTTCATTAAACAAAGGCGCGATAGACCAAGTGAAGTCTGACATCCTTGCCGGAAAGACAAAATTGTTATATGTGGCTCCGGAGTCTTTGACAAAGGAAGAGAATGTAGATTTTTTGCGCTCGGTGAAAATTTCGTTTTACGCGGTAGACGAGGCTCACTGTATTTCCGAATGGGGGCATGACTTCCGGCCGGAATATCGGCGGATTCGTCCTATCATCAACGAGATCGGAAAGGCTCCGTTGATAGCACTTACTGCAACGGCAACGCCAAAGGTGCAGCACGATATCCAGAAGAATCTGGGAATGGTGGATGCACAGGTTTTCAAGTCATCGTTCAACCGTCCGAACCTGTATTATGAGGTACGCGCGAAAACTGCTAATATTGATCGTGATATTATCAAGTTTATCAAGAATAATCCGGAAAAATCGGGTATCGTTTACTGCCTTAGTCGGAAGAGAGTAGAAGAACTTGCTGAAATTCTTCAGGCAAACGGTATCAACGCGCGTCCTTACCATGCGGGTATGGACTCATTGACGAGGACGAAGAATCAGGATGATTTCCTGATGGAAAAAGTGGAAGTCATTGTGGCTACGATCGCTTTCGGTATGGGGATTGATAAACCGGATGTGCGGTTTGTGATTCACTATGATATCCCGAAAAGCTTGGAAGGATATTACCAGGAAACGGGGCGCGCCGGTAGAGATGGCGGTGAAGGTCAGTGCATAACCTTTTATACAAACAAAGACTTGCAGAAACTGGAAAAGTTCATGCAAGGGAAACCTGTGGCAGAACAGGAAATTGGCAAGCAGCTTCTGTTGGAAACCGCTGCTTATGCCGAATCTTCCGTATGCCGACGTAAGACATTACTACATTATTTCGGTGAAGAGTACACGGAAGAAAATTGTGGAAATTGTGACAACTGTTTAAACCCTAAAAAACAAGTGGAGGCTCAAGAATTATTGTGTGCCGTGATTGAAGCGATTATCGCGGTGAAAGAAAACTTTAAGGCAGATTATATCATTGACATATTACAAGGTAGAGAGACTTCGGAGGTACAGGCTCATTTGCATGAGGACCTCGAAGTATTTGGCTCAGGTATGGGCGAAGAAGACAAAACATGGAATGCAGTAATCCGTCAGGCTCTGATAGCAGGCTATTTGAGCAAAGATGTAGAACATTACGGTCTTTTGAAAGTGACGGAAGAAGGACACAAGTTCTTGAAGAAACCTAAATCATTCAAGATAACGGAGGATAATGACTTTGAAGAAGTGGAGGAGGAAGTACCGGCACGCGGCGGTGGCTCTTGTGCAGTAGACCCTGCTCTTTATTCAATGTTGAAAGACTTGAGGAAGAAGCTCTCTAAGAAACTGGAAGTTCCTCCTTATGTAATTTTCCAGGACCCGTCTTTGGAAGCAATGGCTACTATCTACCCGGTAACACTGGAAGAGCTACAGAATATTCCCGGTGTAGGTGCCGGAAAGGCGAAACGCTACGGTGAAGAATTCTGTAAACTGATTAAACGTCACTGTGAAGAGAATGAAATAGAACGTCCCGAAGACTTGCGTGTACGTACGGTTGCTAATAAGTCGAAAATGAAAGTGTCTATCATTCAGGCTATTGACCGTAAGGTAGCCTTAGATGATATTGCTCTATCCAAAGGTATTGAATTTGGAGAACTGTTGGATGAAGTAGAAGCAATTGTCTATTCCGGAACCAAACTGAATATTGATTACTTCTTGGAAGAGATCATGGATGAAGATCATTTGCTTGACATCTACGATTATTTTAAGGAATCTACGACAGACAAGATTGATGATGCACTTGATGAACTGGGGGATGACTTCACTGAAGAAGAAGTTCGTTTGGTACGTATTAAGTTCATCTCTGAAATGGCAAACTAA
- the guaB gene encoding IMP dehydrogenase — MSFIADKIVMDGLTYDDVLLIPAYSEVLPRTVDLSTKFSKNIELKIPFVTAAMDTVTEAKMAIAIAREGGIGVIHKNMSIEEQARQVAIVKRAENGMIYDPVTIKRGSTVRDALDIMAEYKIGGIPVVDDEGYLVGIVTNRDLRFERDMAKHIDLVMTPKERLVTTNQSTDLESAAQILQKHKIEKLPIVGMDGKLIGLVTYKDITKAKDKPMACKDAKGRLRVAAGVGVTVDTLDRMQALVDAGADAIVIDTAHGHSAFVIEKLREAKKRFPGIDIVVGNIATGEAAKALVEAGADAVKVGIGPGSICTTRVVAGVGVPQLSAVYDVAKALKGTGIPLIADGGLRYSGDVVKALAAGGYSVMIGSLVAGTEESPGDTIIFNGRKFKSYRGMGSLEAMENGSKDRYFQSGTADVKKLVPEGIAARVPYKGTLFEVVYQLTGGLRAGMGYCGAANIEKLHDAKFTRITNAGVMESHPHDVTITSESPNYSRPE, encoded by the coding sequence ATGTCATTTATTGCTGATAAGATTGTAATGGATGGGTTGACTTACGATGACGTACTGTTGATCCCCGCTTATTCTGAAGTTTTACCGCGCACTGTCGATCTCTCGACAAAGTTTTCAAAAAACATTGAGTTAAAAATACCTTTTGTGACGGCTGCCATGGATACGGTAACCGAAGCGAAAATGGCTATTGCCATTGCTCGTGAGGGTGGTATCGGTGTGATTCACAAAAATATGTCTATCGAAGAACAAGCAAGACAAGTTGCTATTGTAAAGCGTGCCGAGAATGGTATGATTTATGATCCTGTGACTATCAAGAGAGGTTCTACCGTTCGCGACGCTTTGGATATTATGGCTGAATATAAAATCGGTGGTATCCCTGTTGTGGATGATGAAGGTTATCTGGTAGGTATTGTTACTAACAGAGACTTGCGTTTTGAAAGAGATATGGCAAAACATATTGATCTTGTCATGACTCCTAAAGAAAGATTAGTAACTACCAACCAGTCTACTGACTTGGAATCTGCTGCACAGATTCTTCAGAAACATAAGATTGAGAAACTTCCGATTGTAGGAATGGACGGAAAGTTGATCGGTCTTGTTACTTATAAGGATATTACAAAAGCAAAAGACAAACCGATGGCTTGTAAAGACGCCAAAGGTCGTTTGCGTGTTGCCGCCGGTGTGGGGGTGACTGTCGATACATTGGATCGTATGCAGGCTTTGGTTGATGCGGGTGCGGATGCCATTGTTATTGATACGGCTCACGGACACTCTGCATTCGTTATTGAGAAACTGAGAGAAGCTAAGAAACGCTTCCCGGGCATTGATATTGTTGTAGGTAATATTGCTACCGGAGAAGCTGCTAAGGCCTTGGTGGAAGCTGGTGCTGATGCTGTGAAAGTAGGTATCGGACCGGGATCTATCTGTACGACCCGTGTGGTTGCCGGTGTGGGGGTTCCCCAGCTGTCGGCTGTATATGATGTAGCAAAAGCGCTGAAAGGTACAGGTATTCCTTTGATTGCCGATGGTGGTTTGCGCTATTCCGGTGATGTCGTGAAAGCATTGGCTGCCGGTGGGTATAGTGTAATGATCGGATCATTGGTTGCCGGAACAGAAGAATCTCCGGGTGATACTATTATTTTCAACGGACGTAAATTCAAATCATATCGTGGCATGGGGTCGTTGGAAGCTATGGAGAATGGTTCAAAAGACCGTTACTTCCAAAGTGGAACAGCTGACGTGAAGAAATTGGTTCCGGAAGGTATTGCTGCCCGTGTTCCTTATAAGGGTACATTGTTCGAAGTTGTTTATCAATTAACAGGTGGTTTGCGTGCAGGTATGGGATATTGTGGTGCTGCCAATATTGAAAAACTTCACGATGCCAAATTTACCCGTATCACAAATGCCGGTGTAATGGAAAGTCATCCGCACGATGTGACGATTACCAGTGAATCGCCTAATTATAGCCGTCCGGAATAA